From the Fimbriimonadia bacterium genome, the window TGTCCGATGGTCCTCACACCGTGCAGGTTCGCGCCGTGGACGACTGCGACAACGTCGGTACCAGCACGCTAGTCAACTTCAAGGTGGACAATACACCGCCGACTGCGAGCGTCGACCTCCCGACCGAAGGCCAGTGCACCGGGCGCCAGGTGAGCATCACCTTCACCGCCTCGGACAACCTGCCTGGTGCGTTGAAGCGCTGCGAGGTGTTGATAGACGGCGTGGTGGTTCACACCGACGCGCCGTGCTCGCAGGGCACGCACACGGTCGGTCCTTTCACGTTGAGTGACGGCCCGCACACCGTGCAGGTGCGTGTGACCGACGACTGCGACAATGTAGGCGTTAGCGCGGTCGTCAACTTCAAGGTAGACGAGACACCGCCGACCGTGGATATTACGGCCCCCTCGGGAGACTGCATCCCGTCGCCGGTCAACGTGGACTTCACGGTTACGGACAACCTGCCAGGCAACCTGACCGTTCGAGTGTTCCTGAACGGCGTGTTGCGCGACACGTTCACGGACCTGCCACAAGGTTCGCACACTGCAGGTCCCTACGTGCTAGCGCAAGGTAGTTACGTCATCCGGGTCGAGGCAGAGGATGTATGTGGCAACGTCGGCTCAGACGAAGCCACCACGACCGTGGATACGACACCGCCGGACTGCGCGCTGCTGACACCGGAAGGGTGTCAAAACTCGAGTCCGGTTACGGCCACGTGGACCGCTACGGACAACTGCAGCGGCTTCCGCTGGGTACTCACACTCCTTCCCGAGGGTGGTACGCCGGTCGAGGTGGCAAGTGGTACGGACGCCGATCCGTTCACTGCCAGCATCCCGCTGGCAGACGGTCGCTACACGTTACGCCTAGAAGTCACCGACGCTGCCGGCAACGTCTGCGTGAGCAACAAGAGCTTCACCGTGGACACTACTAGGCCCGAGATCACGGTGATCACACCGCCCGTTCCGCCGCAAGGCCAGTGCACGGAGGTGAAGGGGCTCGAGATCCCGATCCAGTTCTCGATCAGCGACCTTACCGACGTGACGTGGTATGTCACTGTCGACGGAAGTACGGCGGGCCTGACGCCGTCGTCCGGAACCGGACCGAATGGCAGTGTGGTGTGGAACACCGAAGGCTTGGCACTCGGCCAGCACACCATCTGCATCCGCGCCGTGGATGAGTGCGGTAACGAGACCACGCTGTGCTACTGCGTAGACTTGTTGCCTCTCGAGTGCCCGCCGATCGAGGTCCCGAACCTGATCTGTGGCGATCTCGGTGTCGACCCGGTGGACGGAGTTCTCCGGCGCATGTTCCGGCCCGAGGTGATTAACATTGACGGCATCACCATCTGGGACGTGCTGCGATGCAACGGCCAGCCGCTGGACGACATGATCCTGCAGGCGGTGCGTATCACGAAGGTATCGCCTCTATACAAGTGTGGTGCATTCGTCTTCGGTCCGGGATCCGGTCTGAACACTAACTTCGATAGCGGCCTGAAGAAGGCCACGAACGCCGACCTGTACCGCAGCATCTGCAGCATCGCGTTCGGGACGGGTGACGCCACCTGCCTCGGTGACCGAAGCGTGCTGTTCTCGCCGCCGTACACGACTTACAACCTGTCTGTGACATTCGTCCGACGACTGCCCGATGGACGAACCTCCCCGCCGGAGACAGTTGATCTAGAGGTCATCGTCAACGGTGAGAGATGGCTCACGCGGGACCTGATCCGCTGCAACATCGAGTACTTCTCGACCGTCGCGGCAGGCAGGACGCAGATACCCAAAATCGCCCCCGACGTCGCAGCGGCACTCTATGCGGCGCTGGACATCCCGAACGACCTGGACGCTCTCATCCAGTTCGAGACGGTGGTGGGCACATCGGCCATCGACTTCGTGCAGATTCTGACGCAAGGCGATGTCCGCGGCAAGCAGGGGTATCTGGTGGATAGCGATGAAGAGCCCATCGGGTGCCTCCTGATCGAGATGGCGAACGCTCTACTCTTCCACCCGTAAAGCAAGCGGAGCCCGTCTCCGGCAGAGGCGGGCTCCGGGGTTCAGGGCCGTCGGCGCACGGCGGCCCGGCTTGGCAAGAGGAAACGGCGCGGGCGGTCTAACCGCCCGCGCCGGGACTTTTTCGGGATCAACCCTTTACACGGAGCCTACTGCGTATCGTCCGCCTTCACTGGGCAGGCGCCCGTGGGACACTGTGAAGGATCCACGCAGTCGCCCTTGGCGACCTTCCCCCCTGAGTTCGCTGCAGCAGCGGCCGCTGGGCCGATGGGCATGCAGGACGACGAGCAGTCTGAGACAGGGCAGACGGCGCCGCCCTTACTCGCGCTGACGGTGGGCTCTGGCCGCGACATCGCGGCATACAGAGTAATTCCCGCAGCGGCCAACAGCATGGCCGCCATTGTGAGTGAACCGGCTGAAGCTTTTCGCATAGCTACGACCCCCCCTTTTATCGATCCATAATACCCGTGCATGGAGGCCAGAACGATCTGCCGGGTTATCAGGATTGCCCTCTGGATCGCAGTGTTCGCTGCGCTCGCGGCCCCCGCTCGGGCGCAGCTCCGGCCTGTGCGGGTGCTCCTCAAGTCCTGGGAAGGCGTGCGGCAGGTCCAAGTATCGGCGGAGGCGGGCCTCGTGCTGCTGTCTGCGGACGGCAGTCGCTTCAGCCAGGCAAAACCCGGAGAGTCTGTCAGCCTCACGGCTAACGCCGCAGGCATTGTCCGGCCGAACGCCGCACCCATGGCTGAAGTTGTGGTCGCCCCCATCGCCGGTTCCGTCTCCCTGGTCTCCGAGAAGAAAAAAGCCTCCTATCGCGGCTGGCTCCGTGTCACAGTCGTGGACGGCAAGCTACGCCTGACCAACGAGGTGGCACTCGAGAGCTACCTGATGTCGGTCGTGCCCGCCGAGATGCCGAGCGGGTTCCCACAGCAAGCGCTGCGCGCGCAGGCGGTGGCCGCCCGAACCTTCATGCTCAAGCGTATGCTGACCAACGCCGAGAAAGACTTCGACCTGACGGACGGGGAGGGCGCACAAACCTACGCAGGCACCGCCACCGAGAAGCCGACCACCACCGAAGCCGTGATGGCTACCGCCGGGCTGGTGCTCACCTTCGCAGGGGACTATTGCGACACCGTGTACAGCGCTGATTGCGGCGGTCACACGGCGGCATCGGACGAGATGGGATTTGGAGGCACAACGCCCTATCTGTGTGGCACGCCAGACGCCCCCTACTGCTCCACGAGCCCACACCGCGGGTGGCGCGTCGAGCGAACCACCGAGCAGTGGGCGCAGTTGGCCAAGAAGCTGGGTAAAGACGTGGGGCCGGTGCAATCCCTCGCGGTCACCAAGGTCGGGCCGAGCGGCCGTGCTCAGTCGGTCAGCATACAGGGCCCGAAGGGCACACTGGAGACCACCGGCGCCGCCATCCGCAAAGTGTTGGGCTACGATGTGTGCAAGAGCACCATGTTCAGCGCCATCCAGACGCCGGAAGGATGGGTGCTGGTCGGGAACGGCTGGGGTCACGGCGTGGGGTTGTGCCAGTACGGTGCCGCCGGACGCGCGATTGCCGGGCAAAGCTTCGAGGAGATTCTGGCTGCGTACTATCCCGGAACCGAACTCAAGAAAGTCCTTTCGGATGATCGGCCGGCCCTCTCAGTGAAGCCCTAAGGCCAAAGGTATACTGCCGAGACGAGCCCAGGTGGTGAAACGGTAGACACGGGGGACTTAAAATCCCTTGAGGCGACTCATGCGGGTTCGACTCCCGCCCTGGGCACCAACGGAAGGCGTGACGCACGGATGAGAACCCCGTCCTATTCCACCGAGTCTGCGAGCGTGATCGCCCCTAGCAAACCTAGGAGCAAGAAGCGCGTACTCGAAGGACCTCACGGCACGGACATCATCCCCGAAACCACCCTCGAGCCACTGGAGAAGAAGAAGCCTATGTCCAACGGTCGCCACGAGTACGACGTGTGCGTGATAGGCGCAGGGCCTGGCGGCTATGTTGCTGCCATTCGCGCCGCGCAGCACGGCCTACACACCGCCTGCGTCGAGAAGTCGCACCTCGGGGGCACTTGCCTAAACTGGGGCTGCATTCCCAGCAAAGTGATGATTGCCGCGGTGGAACGCTTCGAGCAAGTGAAGCACGCCGAGAAGATGGGAATCGAACTGCCTGGCCAGCCGACATTCGACTTTGCAAAGATGATGGACCGGAAGGACAAGGTGGTGGATGCCCAGCGGCGTGGCATCGCTGCGCTGTTCAAAAAGAACAAGGTGGACCACCTCCAGGGGCAAGCGGTGTTCCTTGACCCGAACACCATCGAACTGGTTGCGGAGGGCGAGAAGCGCAAGGTAACGGCACGCAACTTCATCATCGCAACTGGCTCGTCCGCGGTGCGCATCCCCATCCCGGGACTCACCGGGGACAACGTTTGGACCAGCGATGACGCCGTGACCGCCACCTCGGTGCCGAAGCGGATGCTGATCCTGGGTGGCGGTGCGGTCGGCTGCGAGTTCGCCTACGTGTTCAACGGCGCCGGTGCCGAGGTTACGCTCGTCGAGATGATGCCCAACCTGGTTCCGATGATGGACGAGGACCTGGGCAAGGAGCTCGCCAAGCTGTTCGGGCGGAGCAAGATCAAGGTACACGTGAACAGCACGGTCGAGAAGTGCGAGCAGAAAGGGGACGGCTGGCACTGCTTCGTGAGCACGCCGGACGGCGTCACCGAGGTCGTGGTGGACGTCGTGCTGCTCGGCGTCGGACGCAAGGCTAACACGGAAGGCCTGAACGTCGAGAAGGTGGGCGTCCGCCTGCACAAGCGCGGCATCGAGGTAATCAACGAGCGGATGCAGACGCACGTGCCGCACATCTATGCAATCGGCGACGTGATCGGAAAGATTCAGCTTGCACACGTCGCCTCTGCGGAGGCGCTAGTCGCCGCTGCCAACTGCGCAGACATCCCCGCCGAGATGAGCTACAAGGCCGTGCCGGACGTTGTCTACACGGCTCCGGAGCTCGCCGCGGTGGGATTGACCGAGAAAGCTGCCGCGGAAGCCGGCAGGCCTCTCAAGATTGGGCGATTCGCGTTCCGTCCACTCGGCCGGGCGATGGCGGCATTGGAGCAGGAAGGCTTCGTCAAGGTGGTCGCAGACGCCGAGCACGGCGAGGTGCTGGGAGTGCATATGATCGGTCCTCACGCTTCGTCGCTCATTCACGAGGCTGTTGCGGCAGTGCAGATGGAGGCAACGCTCGAAGAACTGGAGCAGACCATCCATGCCCACCCGAGCTTCGCGGAGGCGTTGGGTGAGGCCATTCACGACGCACAGGGCCACGCCATCCACAAGGCATAGTCACACAAGGAAGGTGGAACGATGAAGCACGCACTCTTGGTCGCGATACTCGGCGTCCTGATCCTCGCCGGGTGCGGGGAGAAGAAGGAAGGCTCGGGCGGTTCGACAGGCAAACACAGCCCGGAGAGCGGCCTGGCGATCGTGTTCGATAAGGGCGGCGTCGGCGACAAATCATTCAACGACAGCGCCGATCGAGGCAGGGCGAAGG encodes:
- the lpdA gene encoding dihydrolipoyl dehydrogenase; amino-acid sequence: MRTPSYSTESASVIAPSKPRSKKRVLEGPHGTDIIPETTLEPLEKKKPMSNGRHEYDVCVIGAGPGGYVAAIRAAQHGLHTACVEKSHLGGTCLNWGCIPSKVMIAAVERFEQVKHAEKMGIELPGQPTFDFAKMMDRKDKVVDAQRRGIAALFKKNKVDHLQGQAVFLDPNTIELVAEGEKRKVTARNFIIATGSSAVRIPIPGLTGDNVWTSDDAVTATSVPKRMLILGGGAVGCEFAYVFNGAGAEVTLVEMMPNLVPMMDEDLGKELAKLFGRSKIKVHVNSTVEKCEQKGDGWHCFVSTPDGVTEVVVDVVLLGVGRKANTEGLNVEKVGVRLHKRGIEVINERMQTHVPHIYAIGDVIGKIQLAHVASAEALVAAANCADIPAEMSYKAVPDVVYTAPELAAVGLTEKAAAEAGRPLKIGRFAFRPLGRAMAALEQEGFVKVVADAEHGEVLGVHMIGPHASSLIHEAVAAVQMEATLEELEQTIHAHPSFAEALGEAIHDAQGHAIHKA
- a CDS encoding SpoIID/LytB domain-containing protein, which codes for MEARTICRVIRIALWIAVFAALAAPARAQLRPVRVLLKSWEGVRQVQVSAEAGLVLLSADGSRFSQAKPGESVSLTANAAGIVRPNAAPMAEVVVAPIAGSVSLVSEKKKASYRGWLRVTVVDGKLRLTNEVALESYLMSVVPAEMPSGFPQQALRAQAVAARTFMLKRMLTNAEKDFDLTDGEGAQTYAGTATEKPTTTEAVMATAGLVLTFAGDYCDTVYSADCGGHTAASDEMGFGGTTPYLCGTPDAPYCSTSPHRGWRVERTTEQWAQLAKKLGKDVGPVQSLAVTKVGPSGRAQSVSIQGPKGTLETTGAAIRKVLGYDVCKSTMFSAIQTPEGWVLVGNGWGHGVGLCQYGAAGRAIAGQSFEEILAAYYPGTELKKVLSDDRPALSVKP